A DNA window from Streptomyces sp. CA-278952 contains the following coding sequences:
- a CDS encoding DNA repair ATPase, with the protein MDSDTTATTTATATAPQNTPSAADDVDTGAYEVLRRRLSAQAGELVRRAEALNVRRTEEFGSTGLRLLATEQVRTERASVPRDLVAVGDQLLFGFERGPGARGEAEVEDVLLVRDSAPADDAPASESGAETGAETALLDDDGFRREFASLHRYFRDARLLRLRRVDGRLLAVFRTGENADDIRVLRWALGPDGSPGAFLDAQGERDHVFPPSHDFAWIVAGREAHVPGRHPHIAVGKGGGLFVDTLGGTLTVKVTDDTESPDGIYEEPVDEPLQSLADADVEYAEVGPLVLLRVRPYKEDAWRHLVFNSLLATVQRLDGIGPSCHRLPEDQGIIFPGGYYLTTGTAKTFDTAEELTEPVFEGAVRSPNGEDVLYVFRSRDGLRSLLLPYNLIRQEVATPLTGRGHALLDDGTLVLLRDAPDGPARVHPLQRWETPYVSDTYAAARPAGTGPLARTGNADLVRGISDCLALAHGVRDMTPTTAVYGRLAADCARAQDRYHWLSDPELGALDEPLRELRVTAQQVLAEFTAVQELTRRAADALEETAARITALVRRVRGEAPGSASAWIERLTELRRAHGHLATVGEMRYADVERVAELSARTEDDIASAAQRAVSFLAREDAFDGYHKDIAGLVADAGALETVRDASAVTDRLSAMTEGLATVTDVVAGLDIGDATVRTSILERIAEVLGGANRARATLDARRRELLSKEGRAEFAAEFALLGQAVTGALSAADTPETCDDQLARLLLQWENLESRFAEFDDFLAELAERRTEVYEAFSARKQTLQDERARRAERLAGSAGRVLETIARRLASLEDLDAVHTYFASDPMVAKVRRTADELRELGDPVRAEELDGRLKAARQEAGRALRDRTELYADGGSVIKLGRHRFAVNTQPFDLTLVPAGESLAFALTGTDYRAPVTDPAFAAARPYWEQLLPSENASVYRAEHLAARLLDEHGAGHLASLADPELARLVRESASDAYDEGYTRGVHDEDATAILAALLRLHADAGLLRHEPAVRAAAQLFWVYDADDPLRTSWTRRAVSLARARDTFGLAPAIAVLQGEWAAAIGSPCPSAPGHAVAAYLFDELTTGPAGFVVGSSVRAFLEAFHRAVGPDAYAEDLAALGDDQAARRQLVEGWLAPYAETAGACGGAGLGGGDLAEAVAVELCPELERYASDAPLTERLEGLLGDHPRIEGGGALTVRIDELLARTAAFRAHTVPGFRAYQRLRTSLVTAERGRLRLDDHRPRVMSAFVRNRLLDEVYLPLIGDSLAKQLGTADADRRTDSQGLLLLVSPPGYGKTTLMEYVAERLGMVLVKISGPNLGHDVTSLDPTRAPSATARQEIEKINFALEAGNNTLLYLDDIQHTSPELLQKFIPLCDATRRIEGVRDGEPRSYDLRGKRFAVCMAGNPYTESGEQFRIPDMLANRADVWNLGEVLSGRDDVFALSFVENALTANPVLAPLAARSRDDLALLVRLAGGSDPAARAEHMDHPYSAAELDRILAVLRHLLTARDTVLAVNAAYIASAARTDATRTEPPFRLQGSYRNMNKIAERIVPVMNDDELSAVVDDHYAGEAQTLTTGAEANLLKLAALRGTLTAEQAERWAAITASYVRTQALGGPDGDPMTRAVAALGLLADRIAAVEAAIQRAADPRHLLAGGHHGPVGALNDRAVPEHHAEITDTPH; encoded by the coding sequence ATGGACAGCGACACCACCGCCACCACCACCGCCACCGCCACCGCGCCGCAGAACACCCCGAGCGCCGCCGACGACGTGGACACCGGTGCCTACGAGGTGCTGCGGCGGCGGCTCTCGGCGCAGGCCGGGGAGCTGGTGCGGCGGGCCGAGGCGCTCAACGTACGGCGGACCGAGGAGTTCGGCTCGACCGGGCTGCGGCTGCTGGCCACCGAGCAGGTGCGCACCGAGCGGGCCTCCGTGCCGCGTGACCTCGTCGCGGTGGGCGACCAGTTGCTCTTCGGTTTCGAGCGCGGGCCGGGCGCGCGCGGCGAGGCCGAGGTCGAGGACGTCCTCCTCGTACGGGACTCCGCCCCGGCGGACGACGCCCCGGCATCGGAGTCCGGTGCGGAGACCGGTGCGGAGACCGCCCTCCTCGACGACGACGGTTTCCGGCGCGAGTTCGCCTCCCTCCACCGCTACTTCCGCGACGCCCGCCTGCTGCGGCTACGCCGCGTCGACGGCAGGCTCCTCGCCGTCTTCCGGACCGGCGAGAACGCCGACGACATCCGGGTGCTGCGCTGGGCGCTGGGGCCGGACGGGTCGCCGGGGGCGTTCCTCGACGCGCAGGGCGAGCGCGACCACGTCTTCCCGCCCTCCCACGACTTCGCGTGGATCGTGGCGGGGCGCGAGGCCCACGTCCCGGGACGCCATCCGCACATCGCCGTCGGCAAGGGCGGCGGGCTCTTCGTCGACACGCTCGGCGGCACCCTCACCGTCAAGGTCACCGACGACACGGAGTCGCCGGACGGGATCTACGAGGAGCCCGTCGACGAGCCGTTGCAGTCGCTGGCCGACGCCGACGTCGAGTACGCGGAGGTCGGGCCGCTGGTGCTGCTGCGCGTCCGCCCGTACAAGGAGGACGCCTGGCGGCACCTGGTCTTCAACTCGCTGCTCGCCACCGTCCAGCGGCTCGACGGCATCGGCCCGTCCTGCCACCGGCTCCCCGAGGACCAGGGCATCATCTTCCCCGGCGGCTACTACCTCACCACCGGCACCGCGAAGACCTTCGACACCGCCGAGGAGCTGACCGAGCCGGTCTTCGAGGGCGCGGTCCGCTCGCCCAACGGGGAGGACGTGCTCTACGTCTTCCGCTCCCGCGACGGGCTGCGCAGCCTCCTGCTCCCGTACAACCTGATCCGTCAGGAGGTCGCCACCCCGCTCACCGGGCGCGGGCACGCCCTGCTGGACGACGGGACGCTGGTCCTGCTCCGGGACGCCCCGGACGGGCCCGCGCGCGTGCACCCCTTGCAGCGCTGGGAGACCCCGTACGTCTCCGACACCTACGCCGCCGCCCGGCCCGCCGGGACCGGCCCGCTCGCCCGGACCGGCAACGCCGACCTGGTACGCGGGATCTCCGACTGCCTCGCCCTCGCCCACGGCGTACGGGACATGACGCCGACGACCGCTGTCTACGGCCGGCTCGCGGCCGACTGCGCCCGTGCCCAGGACCGGTATCACTGGCTGTCCGACCCCGAACTGGGTGCGCTCGACGAACCGTTGCGCGAACTGCGGGTCACCGCGCAGCAGGTGCTGGCCGAGTTCACCGCCGTACAGGAGCTGACCCGGCGCGCCGCCGACGCGCTGGAGGAGACCGCCGCCCGCATCACCGCACTGGTGCGCCGGGTGCGCGGCGAGGCTCCCGGGTCGGCTTCCGCCTGGATCGAGCGGCTGACCGAACTCCGCCGGGCGCACGGCCACTTGGCGACGGTCGGCGAGATGCGGTACGCCGACGTCGAGCGCGTCGCGGAACTGTCGGCCCGGACCGAGGACGACATCGCATCGGCCGCCCAGCGGGCCGTGTCGTTCCTCGCCCGCGAGGACGCGTTCGACGGGTATCACAAGGACATCGCGGGGCTCGTGGCCGACGCGGGTGCGCTGGAGACCGTCCGGGACGCATCCGCCGTGACCGACCGGCTGTCGGCGATGACGGAGGGGCTGGCCACCGTCACGGATGTCGTCGCCGGTCTCGACATCGGCGACGCCACCGTCCGTACGTCGATCCTGGAGCGGATCGCGGAGGTGCTGGGCGGTGCGAACCGGGCCCGCGCCACGCTCGACGCACGCCGCCGGGAGCTGCTGTCGAAGGAGGGGCGGGCCGAGTTCGCCGCCGAGTTCGCGCTGCTCGGACAGGCGGTGACGGGCGCGCTGTCCGCTGCCGACACCCCGGAGACATGTGACGACCAACTAGCTCGCTTGTTGCTCCAGTGGGAGAACCTGGAGTCGCGGTTCGCGGAGTTCGACGACTTCCTCGCCGAGCTGGCCGAGCGCCGCACCGAGGTGTACGAGGCGTTCTCGGCGCGCAAGCAGACCCTCCAGGACGAGCGGGCGCGGCGCGCGGAGCGGCTGGCCGGGTCGGCGGGCCGGGTGCTGGAGACCATCGCCCGGCGACTGGCCTCGCTGGAGGACCTCGACGCCGTCCACACCTACTTCGCCTCCGACCCGATGGTCGCCAAGGTCCGCCGGACCGCCGACGAGCTGCGTGAACTGGGCGACCCCGTACGGGCGGAGGAGCTGGACGGGCGGCTGAAGGCGGCCCGCCAGGAGGCCGGCCGCGCCCTGCGCGACCGCACCGAGCTGTACGCAGACGGCGGCTCCGTGATCAAGCTGGGCCGCCACCGGTTCGCGGTGAACACCCAGCCGTTCGACCTGACGCTCGTGCCCGCAGGGGAGAGCCTCGCCTTCGCGCTGACCGGGACGGACTACCGGGCCCCGGTCACCGACCCGGCGTTCGCGGCGGCCCGGCCGTACTGGGAGCAGCTGCTCCCCTCCGAGAACGCCTCCGTCTACCGCGCCGAGCACCTCGCCGCCCGCCTCCTCGACGAGCACGGGGCCGGACACCTCGCCTCGCTGGCCGATCCCGAACTGGCGCGTCTCGTGCGGGAGTCAGCTTCCGATGCGTACGACGAGGGGTACACGCGGGGCGTCCACGACGAGGATGCCACCGCGATCCTGGCCGCACTGCTGCGCCTGCACGCGGACGCGGGGCTGCTGCGCCACGAGCCCGCCGTCCGCGCGGCGGCCCAGCTCTTCTGGGTGTACGACGCCGACGACCCGCTGCGCACCTCCTGGACCAGGCGCGCGGTCTCGCTGGCGCGTGCCCGCGACACCTTCGGGCTCGCCCCGGCCATCGCGGTGCTCCAGGGGGAGTGGGCGGCGGCGATCGGCTCCCCGTGCCCGTCCGCGCCGGGTCACGCCGTCGCCGCGTACCTCTTCGATGAGCTGACCACCGGGCCCGCCGGATTCGTCGTGGGCTCCTCGGTCCGCGCCTTCCTGGAGGCCTTCCACCGGGCGGTCGGCCCTGACGCGTACGCCGAGGACCTGGCGGCCCTGGGCGACGACCAGGCCGCCCGCCGGCAGCTCGTGGAGGGCTGGCTCGCCCCGTACGCCGAGACGGCGGGGGCCTGCGGCGGAGCCGGTCTCGGCGGCGGCGACCTGGCGGAGGCCGTGGCGGTGGAGCTCTGCCCGGAGCTGGAGCGGTACGCGAGCGACGCGCCGCTCACCGAGCGCCTGGAGGGCCTCCTCGGCGACCACCCGCGCATCGAGGGCGGCGGGGCCCTCACCGTACGGATCGACGAACTCCTCGCCCGTACCGCCGCGTTCCGCGCGCACACCGTGCCCGGCTTCCGCGCCTACCAGCGGCTGCGCACCTCCCTGGTGACCGCCGAGCGCGGACGGCTGCGGCTGGACGACCACCGGCCGCGCGTGATGTCGGCCTTCGTCCGCAACCGGCTGCTCGACGAGGTGTACCTGCCGCTGATCGGCGACAGCCTTGCCAAGCAGCTCGGCACCGCCGACGCCGACCGGCGCACCGACTCGCAGGGGCTGCTGCTGCTCGTCTCGCCGCCCGGCTACGGCAAGACGACGCTGATGGAGTACGTCGCGGAGCGGCTCGGCATGGTGCTCGTCAAGATCAGCGGGCCGAACCTGGGCCACGACGTGACCTCCCTCGACCCGACCCGGGCCCCGAGCGCCACCGCCCGGCAGGAGATCGAGAAGATCAACTTTGCGCTGGAGGCGGGCAACAACACCCTCCTCTACCTCGACGACATCCAGCACACCTCGCCCGAGCTGCTCCAGAAGTTCATCCCGTTGTGCGACGCCACACGCCGGATCGAGGGCGTGCGGGACGGCGAGCCGCGCAGCTACGACCTGCGCGGCAAGCGGTTCGCGGTGTGCATGGCGGGCAACCCGTACACCGAGTCCGGCGAACAGTTCCGGATCCCCGACATGCTCGCCAACCGGGCCGACGTCTGGAACCTCGGCGAGGTCCTCAGCGGCCGGGACGACGTCTTCGCGCTGAGCTTCGTGGAGAACGCCCTGACCGCCAACCCGGTCCTCGCCCCGCTGGCCGCCCGGTCCCGGGACGACCTGGCGCTGCTGGTGCGGCTGGCGGGCGGCAGCGACCCGGCGGCGCGCGCGGAGCACATGGACCACCCGTACAGCGCTGCGGAGTTGGACCGGATCCTGGCGGTGCTGCGCCATCTGCTCACGGCCCGGGACACCGTGCTCGCGGTGAACGCGGCGTACATCGCCTCGGCCGCGCGGACGGACGCCACGCGCACCGAGCCGCCGTTCCGGCTCCAGGGCTCCTACCGCAACATGAACAAGATCGCCGAGCGGATCGTGCCCGTCATGAACGACGACGAGCTGTCCGCCGTCGTCGACGACCACTACGCCGGCGAGGCCCAGACGCTCACCACGGGGGCCGAGGCGAATCTCCTCAAGCTGGCCGCCCTGCGCGGGACGCTCACCGCCGAACAGGCCGAACGGTGGGCGGCGATCACCGCGTCCTACGTCCGCACGCAGGCGCTCGGCGGCCCGGACGGCGACCCCATGACGAGGGCGGTGGCCGCGCTCGGGCTGCTCGCGGACCGGATCGCGGCGGTCGAGGCGGCGATCCAGCGCGCGGCGGACCCCCGGCACCTGCTGGCGGGCGGACACCACGGACCGGTGGGCGCGCTGAACGACCGGGCGGTTCCGGAGCACCACGCGGAGATCACCGACACTCCACACTGA
- a CDS encoding flotillin family protein, which produces MDAISLGIGVLIAVVLLIVIAIAFVITRLFRKVEQGKALIISKTKKVDVTFTGAVVLPVLHKAETMDISVKTIEIRRAGREGLICQDNIRADIQITFFVRVNKTVEDVIKVAQSIGTARASDKVAIQEFFAAKFSEALKTVGKQLDFVDLYTKREEFRDRIIQVIGTDLNGYHLDDAAIDFLEQTPMAQLDGANILDAQGIRKITELTAIEHVRTNEFQRTEQKEITRQDVDARETILELERRQAEAEIKQRREVEVLRAREEAATARVQEEERLGSQTAFIKTEEQLGIQRENQAREIAVAQKNRERVIAVESERIEKDRMLEVIGRERETELNRIAAMKEVEAERREVADVIRERIAVDRTVAEQEESILTLRAVEDAERSRRSVIIAAEAEAQEKLVKDIKAAEAAEAASTHLAAEQLTLAEARLKTADLDAQAKLRLAEGIQAETAAPGLAAVQVADAEADVTEKAGLAEAGATAARLKAEAEGSRLKALATAEGTAAQATADAAVIGEKLKAEAAGLTDKAAAMAALDEASRGHEEYRLRLEAEKEIRLAGLDVQRQVAEAQATILATGLENADIDIVGGDSVFFDRLVSSISLGKAVDGFVDNSRTAQALAGPWLDGSSSFTDDISRVLGSFSTGDVQNLTVSALLMRLMGPGASGAASGQVQQLLAAAKELGLADLPVSSLTTGTPVAPAATTASRNGAGAGAGAGALG; this is translated from the coding sequence ATGGATGCCATCTCCTTGGGCATCGGCGTGCTCATCGCCGTTGTCCTGCTCATCGTCATCGCCATCGCCTTCGTCATCACCCGGCTGTTCCGCAAGGTCGAGCAGGGCAAAGCACTGATCATCTCCAAGACCAAGAAGGTCGACGTCACCTTCACCGGAGCCGTCGTCCTGCCCGTGCTCCACAAGGCCGAGACGATGGACATCTCGGTGAAGACGATCGAGATCCGCCGTGCCGGGCGCGAGGGTCTGATCTGCCAGGACAACATCCGCGCCGACATCCAGATCACCTTCTTCGTCCGGGTCAACAAGACCGTCGAGGACGTCATCAAGGTCGCGCAGTCCATCGGCACGGCACGGGCCAGCGACAAGGTCGCCATCCAGGAGTTCTTCGCCGCGAAGTTCTCCGAGGCACTCAAGACCGTCGGCAAGCAGCTCGACTTCGTCGACCTGTATACCAAGCGCGAGGAGTTCCGCGACCGGATCATCCAGGTCATCGGTACCGACCTGAACGGCTACCACCTCGACGACGCCGCGATCGACTTCCTCGAGCAGACCCCGATGGCCCAGCTCGACGGGGCCAACATCCTGGACGCCCAGGGCATCCGGAAGATCACCGAGCTGACCGCGATCGAGCACGTGCGGACCAACGAGTTCCAGCGCACCGAGCAGAAGGAGATCACCCGGCAGGACGTCGACGCCCGCGAGACGATCCTGGAGCTGGAGCGCCGGCAGGCCGAGGCGGAGATCAAGCAGCGCCGCGAGGTCGAGGTCCTGCGGGCCCGCGAGGAGGCGGCCACCGCCCGGGTGCAGGAGGAGGAGCGGCTCGGTTCGCAGACGGCGTTCATCAAGACCGAGGAGCAGCTCGGCATCCAGCGCGAGAACCAGGCGCGGGAGATCGCCGTCGCGCAGAAGAACCGCGAGCGCGTCATCGCCGTCGAGAGCGAGCGCATCGAGAAGGACCGGATGCTGGAGGTCATCGGGCGCGAGCGCGAGACCGAGCTGAACAGGATCGCCGCCATGAAGGAGGTCGAGGCCGAGCGCCGCGAGGTCGCCGACGTCATCCGGGAGCGGATCGCGGTGGACCGCACGGTCGCCGAGCAGGAGGAGTCGATCCTCACCCTGCGCGCCGTCGAGGACGCCGAGCGGTCCCGCAGGTCGGTCATCATCGCGGCCGAGGCGGAGGCCCAGGAGAAGCTGGTCAAGGACATCAAGGCGGCCGAGGCCGCGGAGGCGGCCTCCACCCACCTGGCGGCCGAGCAGCTCACGCTCGCCGAGGCCCGGCTCAAGACCGCAGACCTCGACGCGCAGGCCAAGCTGCGGCTCGCCGAGGGCATCCAGGCCGAGACGGCCGCTCCCGGGCTCGCCGCCGTACAGGTGGCGGACGCGGAGGCGGACGTCACCGAGAAGGCCGGTCTCGCGGAGGCCGGGGCGACGGCGGCCCGGCTCAAGGCCGAGGCGGAGGGCTCGCGGCTCAAGGCGCTCGCCACGGCGGAGGGCACCGCAGCCCAGGCGACCGCCGACGCGGCGGTCATCGGCGAGAAGCTGAAGGCGGAGGCCGCGGGGCTCACGGACAAGGCGGCCGCGATGGCGGCGCTGGACGAGGCGTCGCGCGGGCACGAGGAGTACCGGCTGCGGCTGGAGGCGGAGAAGGAGATCCGGCTGGCCGGTCTCGACGTGCAGCGGCAGGTCGCCGAGGCACAGGCGACGATCCTGGCGACGGGCCTGGAGAACGCCGACATCGACATCGTCGGCGGCGACTCGGTCTTCTTCGACCGGCTCGTCTCGTCGATCTCGCTCGGCAAGGCGGTGGACGGGTTCGTCGACAACTCGCGGACCGCGCAGGCGCTGGCGGGGCCGTGGCTGGACGGTTCGTCGTCCTTCACCGACGACATCAGCCGGGTGCTGGGATCCTTCTCCACGGGCGATGTCCAGAACCTGACGGTGTCGGCGCTGCTGATGCGGCTGATGGGGCCGGGGGCGTCGGGGGCGGCGTCGGGGCAGGTGCAGCAGTTGCTGGCGGCGGCGAAGGAGCTGGGGCTGGCGGATCTGCCGGTGTCGTCGCTGACGACCGGTACGCCGGTGGCTCCGGCGGCCACGACCGCCTCCCGGAACGGGGCGGGGGCGGGGGCCGGGGCCGGGGCGCTCGGGTAG
- a CDS encoding PucR family transcriptional regulator, with protein MAELRIPEEMLGNYAHILGEVALTGRRLTRDELEARRALGRAAADAGHQLRALVTMHLAQTRESWPRGAAGNSPATTDAVLAAVEQAVDAFAEGFERAQRLTVRREEAARREFIDDLLYGRSDLVRLAERATRFGLRLSRAHAVAVAAGPEAYTETDAVPRSVEAALLARFSGRKILLTTKDGRIVCIAPGSQPDVLRYFAKQAHAATDGGQVAVGRPHKGPGGVVHSYDEALEALDLAGRMGMDDPVLYASDLMVYPVLTRDRQAMADLVRSELGPLQKARGGAEPLLNTLAVYFDAGCVAAETARRLALSVRALTYRLERIHQLTGSDPSDPMHRYTLQTAVIGARLLDWPAKEL; from the coding sequence GTGGCCGAGCTGAGGATTCCCGAGGAAATGCTGGGCAATTATGCCCACATTCTGGGCGAAGTCGCCCTCACCGGCCGTCGCTTGACCCGCGACGAACTGGAAGCTCGCCGTGCGCTGGGCCGTGCGGCGGCGGACGCGGGTCATCAGCTCCGCGCTCTGGTGACGATGCATCTGGCACAGACTCGTGAGTCCTGGCCACGAGGAGCTGCCGGAAACTCCCCCGCCACGACCGACGCCGTTCTGGCCGCTGTGGAGCAGGCGGTCGACGCCTTCGCCGAGGGCTTCGAGCGTGCCCAGCGGCTCACCGTGCGACGGGAGGAGGCGGCGCGCCGCGAGTTCATCGACGACCTGCTCTACGGGCGCAGCGATCTGGTGCGCCTCGCGGAGCGGGCGACCCGCTTCGGCCTGCGGCTTTCCCGGGCGCACGCGGTGGCAGTGGCGGCCGGCCCGGAGGCGTACACGGAGACGGACGCGGTGCCGCGCAGTGTGGAGGCGGCGCTGCTGGCGCGGTTCAGCGGCCGCAAGATCCTGTTGACGACGAAGGACGGCCGGATCGTCTGTATCGCACCGGGCAGTCAGCCCGACGTCCTGCGCTACTTCGCCAAGCAGGCGCACGCGGCGACGGACGGCGGCCAGGTCGCGGTCGGCCGCCCGCACAAGGGCCCCGGCGGGGTGGTCCACTCGTACGACGAGGCGCTCGAAGCCCTCGACCTCGCGGGCCGGATGGGGATGGACGACCCCGTGCTGTACGCCTCGGACCTCATGGTCTACCCGGTGCTGACCCGGGACCGGCAGGCGATGGCCGATCTGGTGCGCAGTGAGCTGGGCCCGCTCCAGAAGGCCCGGGGCGGCGCGGAACCGCTGCTGAACACGCTGGCGGTCTACTTCGACGCGGGCTGTGTCGCCGCCGAGACCGCCCGCCGACTGGCGTTGAGCGTGCGGGCGCTGACGTACCGCTTGGAGCGCATCCACCAGTTGACCGGGTCCGACCCTTCGGATCCGATGCACCGCTACACCTTGCAGACGGCGGTCATCGGGGCCCGGCTGCTGGACTGGCCGGCCAAGGAGCTGTGA
- a CDS encoding tellurite resistance TerB family protein produces the protein MALWDRIKESASSMQTQLEAKKNDLKSGSFRDASMAMCALVAAADGSIDPSERQRVATLISTNDVLRNFPADDLQRRFNAYVDQLTADFAFGKVNVLQEIAKAKKKPTEARAVVQIGIVIGGADGDFDPSEQAVVREACFALDLPPHEFDL, from the coding sequence ATGGCTCTGTGGGATCGCATCAAAGAATCCGCGTCGTCGATGCAGACGCAGCTGGAGGCGAAGAAGAACGACCTGAAGTCGGGGTCGTTCCGGGACGCGAGCATGGCCATGTGCGCGCTCGTCGCCGCCGCCGACGGCTCCATCGACCCGTCGGAGCGTCAGCGCGTCGCCACCCTCATCTCGACCAACGACGTCCTGCGGAACTTCCCCGCGGACGACCTCCAGCGCCGCTTCAACGCCTACGTCGACCAGCTCACCGCCGACTTCGCGTTCGGCAAGGTCAACGTCCTCCAGGAGATCGCCAAGGCGAAGAAGAAGCCGACCGAGGCCCGTGCCGTGGTCCAGATCGGCATCGTCATCGGCGGCGCCGACGGCGACTTCGACCCGTCCGAGCAGGCCGTCGTGCGGGAGGCGTGCTTCGCGCTCGACCTGCCGCCGCACGAGTTCGACCTGTAG
- a CDS encoding cation:proton antiporter: MHDTTALLVELGAVILGLGLVGRFAGRIGLSPIPLYLLAGLAFGHGGLIPLKASEEFTAVGAEIGVILLLLLLGLEYSASELVTSLKTQYPSGAVDFVLNATPGAVAALILGWGPVGAVALAGVTWISSSGVIAKVMTDLGRLGNRETPVILGVLVMEDLAMAVYLPLLTAMLAGVSLAGGSLALVIALGAVGFVLYLALRHGRLISRAVSSDNPEMLLLVVLGLTVLVAGVAQQLQVSAAVGAFLVGIALSGEVAEGARKLLTPLRDLFAAVFFVFFGLSTNPADIPPVLLPAALLAIVTIFTKIATGYYAARRAGIGSRGRWRAGGTLVARGEFSIVIAGLAVATEPRIGPIATAYVLILVIVGPLTARWTQPLAAKIEARRAGGDGDGDGDHVGGGKSQGASGAEKEPPAKSAPERRLASHDDLTPEPAGETRE; the protein is encoded by the coding sequence GTGCATGACACGACTGCGTTGCTGGTGGAGCTGGGAGCCGTCATCCTCGGGCTGGGGCTCGTGGGACGGTTCGCCGGGCGGATAGGCCTCTCCCCGATCCCGCTCTACCTCCTCGCCGGGCTGGCGTTCGGACACGGCGGGCTGATTCCGCTCAAGGCCAGCGAAGAGTTCACCGCGGTGGGCGCCGAGATCGGCGTCATCCTGCTGCTTCTCCTGCTGGGGCTCGAATACAGCGCGTCCGAGCTGGTCACCAGCCTGAAGACGCAGTACCCGTCCGGCGCCGTGGACTTCGTGCTCAACGCGACGCCCGGCGCCGTCGCGGCCCTGATCCTCGGTTGGGGCCCCGTGGGCGCGGTCGCGCTCGCCGGGGTCACCTGGATCTCGTCGTCCGGGGTGATCGCCAAGGTCATGACCGATCTCGGCCGGCTCGGCAACCGCGAGACACCCGTCATCCTCGGCGTCCTCGTCATGGAGGACCTGGCGATGGCGGTGTACCTGCCGCTGCTCACCGCCATGCTCGCCGGGGTCAGCCTGGCCGGCGGCAGCCTCGCGCTCGTGATCGCGCTCGGCGCCGTCGGGTTCGTCCTCTACCTGGCGCTCCGCCACGGCCGCCTGATCAGCCGCGCAGTCTCCTCCGACAACCCGGAGATGCTGCTCCTGGTCGTCCTCGGCCTCACCGTCCTCGTCGCCGGAGTCGCCCAGCAGCTCCAGGTGTCCGCGGCCGTCGGCGCGTTCCTCGTCGGCATCGCGCTCTCCGGCGAGGTCGCCGAGGGCGCCCGCAAGCTGCTCACCCCGCTGCGGGACCTGTTCGCCGCCGTGTTCTTCGTCTTCTTCGGGCTCTCCACGAACCCGGCCGACATCCCGCCGGTGCTGCTGCCCGCGGCCCTGCTGGCCATCGTCACCATCTTCACCAAGATCGCCACCGGCTACTACGCGGCCCGGCGCGCCGGGATCGGCTCGCGCGGCCGCTGGCGGGCGGGCGGCACCCTCGTGGCGCGCGGTGAGTTCTCCATCGTCATCGCCGGTCTGGCCGTGGCCACCGAGCCGCGCATCGGCCCCATCGCCACCGCGTACGTCCTGATCCTCGTCATCGTCGGCCCGCTCACCGCCCGGTGGACGCAGCCCCTCGCGGCGAAGATCGAGGCCCGTCGCGCCGGCGGCGACGGCGACGGAGACGGAGACCACGTCGGCGGCGGGAAGAGCCAGGGCGCGAGCGGCGCGGAGAAGGAGCCCCCCGCGAAGTCCGCTCCCGAGCGCCGACTGGCGTCACACGACGACCTCACCCCCGAACCGGCGGGCGAGACGCGCGAGTAG
- a CDS encoding cation:proton antiporter regulatory subunit: MGTRRTSLPGVGAQYDFTTETGQHISVVVHNDGRRFIGFYEQDDPDSCQLSVPLSTSEATALAHLIDAAPIDAVRTDGIDLVTEHIPLGSRSPYGGRLLGETRARTRTGASIVAVLRTHSAHPSPEPDFRLAIGDTLVAVGTREGVDALSEIIAEG; this comes from the coding sequence ATGGGAACCCGCCGCACGTCACTGCCCGGAGTGGGTGCTCAGTACGACTTCACGACCGAGACGGGCCAGCACATTTCGGTCGTCGTCCACAACGACGGTCGCCGGTTCATCGGGTTCTACGAACAGGACGATCCTGATTCGTGCCAACTCTCCGTCCCTCTGTCGACGTCCGAGGCCACCGCGCTCGCGCACCTCATCGATGCGGCGCCCATCGACGCCGTACGGACCGATGGCATCGACCTCGTCACCGAGCACATCCCGCTCGGGTCCCGCTCCCCGTACGGCGGGCGGCTGCTGGGGGAGACGCGGGCACGGACTCGGACCGGGGCGTCCATCGTGGCGGTGCTGCGCACCCACAGCGCGCACCCGTCGCCGGAACCGGATTTTCGACTGGCCATCGGGGACACACTCGTCGCCGTCGGTACGCGTGAGGGCGTCGACGCGCTCTCCGAGATCATTGCGGAGGGCTGA
- a CDS encoding winged helix-turn-helix domain-containing protein, with protein sequence MSDRAALGESPPRDDRAAQDEAPALDGVIHHPTRLTLVAFLSACDEAEFAAVREGCRVSDSVLSKNASALEAAGYLHVRKGHVGKRPRTWLSLTPAGRQALARHLAALQGLVDTARRAAGSVGT encoded by the coding sequence GTGAGCGACAGAGCTGCCCTGGGCGAGAGCCCCCCGCGAGACGACAGGGCCGCGCAGGACGAGGCCCCCGCTCTGGACGGAGTCATCCACCATCCGACCCGGCTGACCCTCGTCGCCTTCCTCTCCGCCTGCGACGAGGCCGAGTTCGCTGCCGTACGCGAAGGGTGCCGGGTCTCCGACTCGGTCCTCAGCAAGAACGCCTCCGCGCTGGAGGCCGCGGGCTACCTCCACGTACGCAAGGGGCACGTCGGCAAGCGGCCCCGGACCTGGCTGTCCCTCACCCCCGCCGGGCGGCAGGCGCTGGCCCGGCACCTCGCGGCGCTCCAGGGTCTGGTGGACACCGCCCGCCGGGCGGCGGGCTCGGTCGGCACGTAG